The Solanum lycopersicum chromosome 6, SLM_r2.1 genome has a window encoding:
- the LOC100736533 gene encoding sterol methyl oxidase 2 isoform X1, which translates to MASMIESAWTYLITNFNDFQLACLGSFFLHESVFFLSGLPFILLERAGWLSKYKIQTKNNTPAAQEKCITRLLLYHFCVNLPLMMASYPVFKLMGMRNTLPLPSWKVISTQVLFYFILEDFVFYWGHRILHTKWLYKHVHSVHHEYATPFGLTSEYAHPAEILFLGFATIVGPIITGPHLITLWLWMIVRVLETVEAHCGYHFPWSLSNFLPLYGGADFHDYHHRLLYTKSGNYSSTFVYMDWLTEEYHRATKFF; encoded by the exons ATGGCATCCATGATTGAATCTGCTTGGACG TATCTGATTACAAATTTCAATGACTTCCAATTGGCTTGTCTTGGAAGTTTCTTTCTTCATGAAAGTGTCTTCTTCTTGTCTGGACTTCCTTTCATTCTTCTAGAAAGGGCAGGATGGTTgagcaaatataaaattcag acaaaaaataatactcCTGCAGCTCAGGAGAAATGTATCACTCGCCTGTTGCTGTATCATTTTTGTGTTAATCTCCCGCTTATGATGGCATCCTATCCAGTCTTCAAATTAATGGGGATGCGAAATACTCTTCCGTTGCCGTCCTG GAAAGTGATCTCTACGCAAGTATTATTCTACTTTATCCTGGAGGATTTTGTATTCTATTGGGGACACAGGATTTTACATACTAAATGGCTCTACAAGCATGTCCACAGTGTCCATCACGA GTATGCAACACCATTTGGATTGACCTCTGAATATGCTCACCCTGCTGAAATTCTTTTTCTTGGATTTGCTACAATAGTGGGTCCAATCATTACTGGGCCCCATTTGATAACATTATGGTTGTGGATGATAGTTAGAGTCCTTGAGACAGTTGAAGCACATTGTGGTTACCATTTCCCATGGAGCCTATCAAACTTCTTGCCATTATATGGGGG GGCTGATTTTCATGATTATCATCACCGACTGCTCTACACAAAGTCTGGAAATTATTCTTCAACATTTGTTTACATGGACTG
- the LOC100736533 gene encoding sterol methyl oxidase 2, whose amino-acid sequence MASMIESAWTYLITNFNDFQLACLGSFFLHESVFFLSGLPFILLERAGWLSKYKIQTKNNTPAAQEKCITRLLLYHFCVNLPLMMASYPVFKLMGMRNTLPLPSWKVISTQVLFYFILEDFVFYWGHRILHTKWLYKHVHSVHHEYATPFGLTSEYAHPAEILFLGFATIVGPIITGPHLITLWLWMIVRVLETVEAHCGYHFPWSLSNFLPLYGGADFHDYHHRLLYTKSGNYSSTFVYMDWLFGTDKGYRRLKVLKSDACEAEGKEM is encoded by the exons ATGGCATCCATGATTGAATCTGCTTGGACG TATCTGATTACAAATTTCAATGACTTCCAATTGGCTTGTCTTGGAAGTTTCTTTCTTCATGAAAGTGTCTTCTTCTTGTCTGGACTTCCTTTCATTCTTCTAGAAAGGGCAGGATGGTTgagcaaatataaaattcag acaaaaaataatactcCTGCAGCTCAGGAGAAATGTATCACTCGCCTGTTGCTGTATCATTTTTGTGTTAATCTCCCGCTTATGATGGCATCCTATCCAGTCTTCAAATTAATGGGGATGCGAAATACTCTTCCGTTGCCGTCCTG GAAAGTGATCTCTACGCAAGTATTATTCTACTTTATCCTGGAGGATTTTGTATTCTATTGGGGACACAGGATTTTACATACTAAATGGCTCTACAAGCATGTCCACAGTGTCCATCACGA GTATGCAACACCATTTGGATTGACCTCTGAATATGCTCACCCTGCTGAAATTCTTTTTCTTGGATTTGCTACAATAGTGGGTCCAATCATTACTGGGCCCCATTTGATAACATTATGGTTGTGGATGATAGTTAGAGTCCTTGAGACAGTTGAAGCACATTGTGGTTACCATTTCCCATGGAGCCTATCAAACTTCTTGCCATTATATGGGGG GGCTGATTTTCATGATTATCATCACCGACTGCTCTACACAAAGTCTGGAAATTATTCTTCAACATTTGTTTACATGGACTG